CTAATGATTATAAAGTTCTAGTTCTATTTTCTCAAAGAGTGATTCAatcatttgattaaattgtgaatttttaggataaattttgacaactatccttgaacttatctagttgtaatattATAGTCCTCAACttgaaaatgtaacataaaaccccatcaactttcaaattttgcacagtaaaatccctctaacctccaattaccagttttttagttagacgctgacctgaacAGTTTCAGCATGGagtttagtcaatatttctcttttctgtttcaagccatgtgtaaattgaattatttttctctatatagacagaataatttttcatctgtaaagagaataattttacactttgcataagagagcgagagaaatgttgactaagtgtCATGcaggagctattcacatcagtttctaactgacaaatctaagagaggagagagaaatgttgactaagtgtCATGCAGGAGCTAtttacatcagtttctaactgacaaatcagtaattgaaagtcaaagaaattttactgtgcaaaatttaaagtttaggggcttttatgttacattttaaagttaaaggattaTAGTGTtgcaactatataagttcagggacagttgttaaaatttatcctgaATTGTTATTTTTAATGTTGGGGATGCTTTATCAATTTTAAATATCTTtacaaataaaaaagaaaggTCTCATTccaatcccaaatgccaagtaaccaaaagaaaagaggaaatgattgagttatTCTTAATTCCAATCCCAAATACCAAGTAAccaaaagaaagaggaaaagaatTTGCAGAACTTTACGCATTTAACTCAATCTTAATTCCAATCCCAAATAACAAGAaaccaaaagaaaaagaaaaagaatttgcGGAACTTTACGCCAATGGAAATCTTAATATTTCTACCTCCTCACACTCTCTTCACTCTTAGACCACTTTCACTATCATACAGGTTCTTAATATTTCTTATTCTTTGATCGTTTCATTTCAAGTCTGCAATATCATTCAATCATCAGTTTCTGCATTCTTAAAATGTAACTTCAGTTTCATATGCATTCTCTCAGTAGAGACTATTTGTGAATTCATTATCTTGTACATGTATCCAAAGGTGGTGCCTAGTGGGGGTAATGGGTTGTAGTTTATCCATTTTTTATTAAGCTGTTTGTTTCTTTGAATTGAATTCCACTGATTCTTGATCTTGTTTATAGTAAATTTGAGTTGAGGAATGCTGTAATTCGTTGCATGCACCCATTAGTGATTCTATTTTTGTATATATCATTTGTTGATTCAAAGGTGGTAGTGGCGTAGTGGAAGTATTGTGTTCTAATTTAGGCActtacttttttttattattaatttattagtttGGTTGAATCGAATTCTGCTGATTCTTATCCTGTTTATCATAaacttgggttgaggaatagtgtaattccaattcaatttttggcATGCAGAAAGAAGAGGCCTGATTCTGTACAAAGTTGGCATTGGTATCTAAAATGGCTGGTCATGAAGAGAAGACTGTTACTTCTGATGCCAAATCAGGGAATATGATTTTCGAGCCTATCCTGGAGGATGGAGTTTTTCGATTTGATTGCTCATATCCCAGTCTTTCATTCACCAATGCTAAGGATAGGGACACACCAATCATCAGTCATCCAGTTCCCTCATATATCCCTACTTTTGAATGTGTTTTAGGAAAGCAGATTGTCAAACTTGAGGTTGGCCTTTCCCATATTTGTACCCTCTAGttgttaaatttaaaatttcattcctTTTTGTTGTTTCTAGTTGTATTTATTTGCTTATAGCATCTTCAATGCTAATTATGTTTTTTTCCCTGGTTTAGCTTCCCAATGGCACCTCCTTCTATGGAACTGGagaagttagtggaccacttgaGAGGACAGGGAAGAGAGTAAGTCATTTTAATTTGTTTGCCATTTCCACTCTGAAATCAGATCACCCTCTTATAGAGTTCTCAAATGAACTCTAGTATTTAGAGATTCCCAGCACCATACATACGCCCAGCAAATCCCTTTCTATATTCATTATAAAAAGTTTTCCAAATCCAAACCAAATGAGGAAGTTTATGGCATGATCCACCACATCTAAATATAAGCAGTTTCATTTTAAAAATGTAGGTTTTCACATGGAACACAGATTCATATGGTTATGGTCCTGAAACTATGCCCTTGTATCAATCACATCCTTGGGTGCTAGCTATTCTTCCAAATGGAGAGGCACTAGGAGTTCTTGCTGACACAACACAATGTTGTGAGGTAATGAGAATTATAGCAAAACTGCTTAAAATCTTTAAGCTCATTCTTATATCTTTACCTAATTTCCTGCCAACAATTTATCATAAGCAGATTGATTTGAGGAAGGAATCAATTATTCAATTCATTGCTTCAGCCTCATATCCTGTCATTACATTTGGTCCGTTTGCTTCTCCCACTGCTGTCCTGAAATCGTTATCTCATGCAATTGGTAATTTACTTGACCCTTTTAACTTTTTCTCTTTGAATCTGATTTGTACTCTTTCAATGACTTTTCTAGTGTGCACTTTATGTTATGTTTATTATTAGATTTACGTTCATATTTCATCAGACATACAATATATAGCTTATGGAATGAATTTAACCATTGAAAATTGACTAATGAATGTTGGGGGGTCTTATTTTGATGTTAAGGAATGAATGTTAAGTGTGAAAGATATGCCTCTGTGTGTGTTTGTATTAGTTTGCACTATGCATTTATATCAGTTTGCAATCGTCACTATACTAGAAAATCAATTGTAAACAAGATAGGTTATAGAGTCTGTAATAAAGGGATGGGAAATTAGGGGGCAAAAGAAAGAATGAAAGGAAGATAACTGCAGATATCTACCACCTTCTCGTGTATGGCATCACCACTCCCTTGGTTTTCAACTGTCTTTGTTTGATAAATGTTATGTGTGACAAATAAGACTTCTTTGCTTATGGTTCTGCCCTTCCCTCTCTGATTGGCAATGAGACTTgtgattttaaatttttctttatgtGTGCGGTGTGGGAGAAGTTCGTAAAACTTCAAGGGATAGTTAATTGCAGGCCTGCAGTGACTTTAGTAGCTTGTAAAGCTTTGTCCGCAAACTTCAAGTGCAAAAAATGCTATTTGTAGAGAACATTTGCTTTCCCTTGCTATTTCTCAAAGTTCTGTTTAGAATAAGGGAGTTTGTAAGCAAAACCTTGAAAGTACGGTTAAATGGGGTTCTATGGGACCAGTAGCAACCATCAGCTTCATAAGCAAGCTGTCTAAACTATGGCCAATGCATAATCTATCGGCCATTGTGTATCAGAATTTTAGCCTTTTGACACGATATTTTAGAATTGGGCATTTGTAATCACAAGAAATGGCTTTTCAGccatagtagtttttatcacaatgACAAAAGGGATGTGCAATGGTTGGATAGTAGAGGAAGTAAAGTAGAGGAAAGAGaagaggagggggggggggggggggggtggtgtgGGTTGGTGGGGTGTTGTGGTTTTAGGGTGTATGTGTTAGGTGGCGTACCATAGAAGGGGCATATTGGTGGCTTAGGTAGTTGTAGGTTAAGGTAGGGGTGGCCATGGTCCGGTTTTGAATCGAAACTGGTTTGGTCAAAATCAAACCAAAATCATTCAAAACCGGAACTGGTTTCGAACTGGACCAAAATTGCACTTCTGCGATTTGGTTCAAGTTTATATTTTTCAGAAATCGTGAACTAGCGGTTCCGAACCAAATTGAACTGACTGTTCCAAACCAGACCAAACCAGTGATTTAAATACAAAAGAATTCAATAAATACCTCACCCcattcctaattcatttatataaatctTAAATgctctacactctctttaattcttaatattctctcaatatttctcaaattctctaaataattattttctacactccttttaattcCCAATATACTGTCAATTTctatactttattattttatatgctcattaaaatttcaatactatctcaattactctgttattattttatatcatcaataaaatttccaataccctatatatttttttctcttttataattttttaattatcaattattatataatttttagaaAAAAGGCAAGCAACATAACTGGAAATTTTGATTCTTCTAAATTCTAAAGCgatacataggcaaaattaagttcatacacttttttctaatttcttcaaaaaaaaaaaatttatctctagttttttaatcaagttcaagccttttcttaataaatttttcttacagataaattattttcattttcttttttcttattgtattttgattaaaagatttctaagaaaaattaaaatattttacaaatataaaCGAAATTCTAAATTAGtaaaatttttctccaattttttcgtCTAAGTCGGCCGCCCTTAAACTGCTTCCAAACCATCTTCTATGCTGTCTTAAACCATCATTTTTTGAACTACCCTTGAAATCATTTTAAATCGGAACTTGAACCAGAATTGGCGGTTCAGGAACCATCCTCCAGATCGTCctataacaatttgatttaagtttatgatttcattgaacctgaaCCGGTTGTTCAGGAACCATAACTGGCAGTTCTTGAGCTGTGGCTGCTCCTAGGCTGGGGTGTAAATGACTAGTCTAACTATTTATCTTCAATTTAAAATTGTGTGGATGCCCATATCAATAAAACCAAACAAACTCTAGTCTACCCATTTACGCAATTGGTGATAGATTAAAAGTAGCAGTGGCTGCAGTTATTGATTGGCttgtttttattcatttaattcaatACCCATTAGTAGGGGTATGCTCACTATACCAAAATTATTATATTGAGAATAAAAATTTGTACTCAAAAAGCTATTTATTTGTCTTTATATATTTTTAGAGACAAATAATCATTTGTCCAATTTACTGCTGAGACAAAAAATTGTCTCTCTTTCCATTTTAACAAACTATATTATTTATCCCTAAATCCATATTTAAAGACAAATTAAATTGACTTTAATTGTTTattctaaaatttctaaatttacttttagaatcaaataaatttgtctctaataatattttctaaaaataaataatcttatcattatatataaatttcttcatgtcattaattattaatataatgcATTTATTTTAAGGTGACTCGCATTGTTATTTTCTTAGTGCTTGCAATTTCTTCAATGCTACTTAGACTTATTATTTAACTTTACAGGTAGCAACAAAGACAATGCCTGAAAGCAATATTCATCGAGGAGATGATGAACTTGGGGGTTGCCAGGAGCACTCATACTATCACAATGTATTCATCCTTTCCTTTTTTCTTGTTTTCTTTTAATAAGAGAATGATTTCTACTAATGGAATTTAAAATAGTTCCATGTTGTGATTGCTTTTATTTGTATTTATTgttgataatcaaataaaattctgAACTTGAAGTTCTTATTTTTAGGTATTTGGCATGTTGATGGCAAGATCAACATTTGAAGGCATGAAATTAGCCAATGAAAATAAGCGTCCCTTTGTTCTTACTAGGGCTGGATTTATTGGCAGTCAAAAGTATGCTGCAACATGGACAGGAGACAACGTTTCAAATTGGGAGCATCTGCACATGTCCATCTCCATGGTTCTTCAATTGGTGAGTAATATATGAAGTTTGAGAAACTAGATTGTTGTAATTTAGGGCTAGAAGTCTTAGGAAAATATGGAAAATTGAACATACGAGAGGTCTACAGTTTATGAATGTCTTGTATGAATATCATTAACAAAGTTTGCCTGATCAAAATGATGAAGATTACGCACCTTGCATCCTCTTTTCTCTGGATCATTGGATTTTTGGGCTAGCAATCTTAGTTTTATGCATAATTGAACCATGGATTGATTTGAATTGCTTTAGGAGGAAAAGGCTATCAAATGTGCAACAATGAAAAAATAGTTGGAACAAATGGCTTTCGTAAAGTTTTTGCATATGTTGAACTAAGGACATGATTCTATTAGGGCTTTGATTTTAAACGTTGTAAAACTTCACTTATAGAGACCTTTATTTGTCCTTTATTTGTTTCTATTATTGTATCAAATAATGGCTACTAATGAATTTTGAATGCCCCATTAAGACCTTGATGCCCTAAATGATACTTAGAAAAAAGTTGCGTGGTtaactactttctatgcaaatgaTGTTGTGATTATAAGATATGATATTGAAGGTATTCAAGCACTATATAGATGTTAAGGCCCCTGATTAGGGATCACGTTACAGGTCTATGGATAGAATTTGTAGGTTGTTTTGAAGTTTATAAGGGGAGTGTAACAGGGTTTTTCTTCTTACCACCTACGATTGCTAACTTATGGGCTTGTCAGAGAGCACGCGAAAATCTCCTAAGTTGAAAGTGTATTCTAATCAGTTTGGTATTCTAGGAATGTATATGTGTATAGATGATTAGTGTTCAATCAATATAACAACTACATATCTATTTTCTCAGTCTTTGTTTATTTTGATTGTCTTTTCACCCTAAATAGCATATCTATTTTGTTGAATTTTATTCTTTTGTCGATCTCATTTTCCTTATCATAATCCCCCTTGTCTTCCATTCTTCCTTCTTTTCTTGAATTGTTCATTGATTCTTTGTATTTTTCAAAGCATAGTTTGATTTGGAAGGAAGTAGAAAATAATTGTCTTTTTATCTAGAGGAAAATAAATTACTTCAATAATAGAAATACCTTATGGGTTCATTACTTGCAACATaattattttctctaattttggttTTACTTTTTGAATAGGGACTCAGTGGTCAACCATTTTCAGGACCTGATATTGGCGGATTTGTTGGAAATGCAACGCCTAAGCTTTTTGGAAGGTGGATGGGTGTCGGTGCAATGTTTCCTTTCTGTCGTGGGCATTCTGAAAAAGCCTCTTTTGACCATGAGCCATGGTCTTTTGGAGATGAGGTTTGTCCTCTGCACTAGCAATTTGATAGTAACCATCTTTAGATTTCCTACTACTGATATGTATATAGATATTCCATTTAATTAGGCAAAGCCCAAAGTTGATTTAATGCTATGGTAGATTTGTTTAGACCTGAACCTGAGATAACTATGTAAAATATTTCTTTTTCATAAGTATCATAGCTTATATCATGTTGCTTTAATATCATGTTTGCACCTATCTTATCTCTTTCTAAATTTTCTATATTGCTTTTCAAGTTTATCTTAATTATCCTATCATGCTGGCAACTATGTTATGAACTTACTTCAGTTCCAACTTCCAATAGTGTGAAGAAGTTTGTCGTCGGGCATTAAAGAGACGTTATCGCCTTATACCACACTTATATACTCTATTTTATGATGCTCATATAATGGGTACCCCAGTGATGACTCCTACCTTCTTCGCTGGTATGTGCTTGTGCCCTTGAATAATCCAATTTCATTTGAATGAGTTTGGAAAAAATATGTTCTTTTTAGTGCTTAATGTATGCAAATTGCTTTTGCAGATCCAACAAATCCTAGCTTAAGGACCATTGAAAATTCCTTCCTTTTGGGTCCACTTTTGGTTTATGCAAGGTTTTGCTCTCTTTATTTTCAGATAAATCACTAGGTTATGAAACAAACGTATATGTGCTTTGTTGACTTTATATCAATGCACACAATATGGGTTGGTTTATAAGTTTTTCTTTGAACTAATACTTATTGCTATGTTACATAAAGACCATTGTGTGGTATAATGATAAGAGCTTAAGTTTTCAATGGAATGTTTACAATTATAAGGACTGATAGTGATTCATGTAAGGAGTGTTGTTGTGTTACGTATAAGAGAAGGGGAGAAGGCTGATAAGTAGCTTATTCTAAATTAATTATAGTAGGCACAATTAGCCGTAGttatttatgatttgttatataacaaactataatatatacatattcaATTGTAAAGTGGGAATTCATTGATTGATAGACTGAGAATTCAACACTATTCTTCTCCTTCTCCTCCTCCTTTTCCCACTCTCATTTCCCTTAATTCCTTAGGACTAGTTTTCCATTCCTAACATGTTTCCAAAATTGCCTTATGGGGTCTTACTTGCCATTCCCATAATTGTAACCACCTCATATTTTTTTTCCCCAGTCTTCCCATCACAT
The Hevea brasiliensis isolate MT/VB/25A 57/8 chromosome 18, ASM3005281v1, whole genome shotgun sequence genome window above contains:
- the LOC131176082 gene encoding uncharacterized protein LOC131176082, with the translated sequence MAGHEEKTVTSDAKSGNMIFEPILEDGVFRFDCSYPSLSFTNAKDRDTPIISHPVPSYIPTFECVLGKQIVKLELPNGTSFYGTGEVSGPLERTGKRVFTWNTDSYGYGPETMPLYQSHPWVLAILPNGEALGVLADTTQCCEIDLRKESIIQFIASASYPVITFGPFASPTAVLKSLSHAIDIQYIAYGMNLTIEN
- the LOC131175981 gene encoding uncharacterized protein LOC131175981; the encoded protein is MPESNIHRGDDELGGCQEHSYYHNVFGMLMARSTFEGMKLANENKRPFVLTRAGFIGSQKYAATWTGDNVSNWEHLHMSISMVLQLGLSGQPFSGPDIGGFVGNATPKLFGRWMGVGAMFPFCRGHSEKASFDHEPWSFGDECEEVCRRALKRRYRLIPHLYTLFYDAHIMGTPVMTPTFFADPTNPSLRTIENSFLLGPLLVYARFCSLYFQINH